A DNA window from Bradyrhizobium barranii subsp. barranii contains the following coding sequences:
- a CDS encoding MmcQ/YjbR family DNA-binding protein, which yields MPENASGGSSSSSSLLIRSKNPRRCQAENPLKLLSEFAGPALALPGVIEGAHHGHADFRVGKRLFETLGYPDEKWGMVKLTPDQQAVLIDAEPGMFRPVPGAWGRSGSTNVKLAKIDQVTLRSALEMAWRNVAPKSLLASLETR from the coding sequence ATGCCGGAGAATGCGTCCGGCGGCTCTTCTTCGTCATCTTCGCTCCTGATTCGCAGCAAGAATCCTCGCCGCTGTCAGGCAGAAAATCCACTCAAGCTACTGTCCGAATTTGCGGGGCCAGCTCTCGCGCTTCCCGGCGTCATCGAGGGCGCACATCACGGCCATGCCGACTTTCGCGTCGGCAAGCGCTTGTTCGAGACGCTGGGCTATCCCGATGAAAAATGGGGCATGGTGAAGCTCACTCCCGACCAGCAGGCCGTGCTCATCGACGCGGAACCGGGGATGTTTCGTCCGGTCCCCGGCGCCTGGGGCAGGAGCGGCAGCACGAATGTGAAGCTGGCGAAAATCGATCAGGTCACGTTGCGGAGCGCACTCGAGATGGCATGGCGCAATGTCGCGCCGAAATCGCTGCTTGCATCGCTCGAGACGCGATAG